A region of Nostoc sp. 'Peltigera membranacea cyanobiont' N6 DNA encodes the following proteins:
- a CDS encoding chemotaxis protein CheW encodes MVSKPDFLSGSGQDHFRPELQVESPEGELHLRFYIPSHQEFALQATGIREVIELSPDRITPIPNASPLLLGTLNLRGRVIWVADLGQFLGEASALNTDRAEISVIAIEEQDTIVGLAVEEIGGMDWLDVQNLMPPTSVPDTMVPFLRGEWLLSAKNNQCLRLLDQMAIVRSARWAG; translated from the coding sequence ATGGTCAGCAAACCGGACTTTTTAAGTGGTAGCGGTCAAGACCACTTCCGACCAGAATTACAAGTAGAAAGTCCTGAAGGTGAGTTACATTTGAGATTTTACATTCCCTCGCATCAGGAGTTTGCACTACAAGCAACTGGCATTCGGGAGGTAATTGAACTAAGTCCTGATAGAATCACCCCGATTCCTAATGCTTCTCCTTTACTTTTGGGTACTCTAAATTTACGAGGTCGAGTTATTTGGGTGGCTGATTTGGGTCAATTTCTGGGAGAAGCAAGTGCATTAAACACGGATAGAGCTGAAATTTCGGTGATTGCCATCGAAGAGCAAGACACAATAGTGGGTTTAGCAGTAGAAGAAATCGGAGGTATGGACTGGTTGGATGTCCAGAATCTCATGCCACCAACTAGTGTTCCAGATACTATGGTTCCTTTTTTACGGGGAGAGTGGTTACTAAGTGCTAAAAATAATCAGTGTCTACGACTGCTCGATCAAATGGCAATTGTACGGAGTGCTAGGTGGGCAGGATGA
- a CDS encoding methyl-accepting chemotaxis protein: protein MAASIDNYEPTYQQAMTAYVQRNYEVAATLVDQVVQNLPDDPNTHLLRGHIYYVLQQYDVAKEEYQQVLGLTNEQEIIGFANNGIENINQYLQSFGGQIDTSGNQEQINSSEISDPLAYSEPELEDLGVSEEFDSKNLDLNFFGEHQETGNEVEELSSHSPFDIPTEDSIGTRKISDSSTAFGDDPFALDEESEELDLNSSNYEEKTELELPAFWQEDGSEDSHDESLVNGHFSENEINSTPENSAIDNNNFSFSNSQTSNSDNNFSDLLSEPKSPELRVGNLEYKKSNFGDETLLIVVEEELVNSSTSTNNNSKYDLPETEAHDWLKSKDLEAEDDFQPNLSDKPSSFSGNIPLEDKKLKSGTSIGKNKFDDDENFDMEAFESAFGSEGSSSYEDSNNILNGENSKSNIDFLDDFEEFDDLGNIPGFDLIEEDSNFGDAAMYSAPAETSGSGRSQVAEASGSNAADREEELFTMTGSHEGVPVFSQTDVSKLEPNVSVEQGWLAPLENASIERKQWLIAGSVGIVSALVVATVSFVATTFSPAPQRESVRNTGWAMSLAAGIAGFATAGFMGNFALKQIRRTTDDLQAQFEAVRQGNLNAQATVFSEDELGHLATGFNEMARVIFTTTSEAQRKADEQEEAKENLQRQVIRLLDDVEGAARGDLTVQAEVTADVLGAVADAFNLTIQNLRDIVQQVKVAAKDVTKGATNSETFARALSSDALRQAEELAVTLNSVQVMTDSIQRVAEAAREAETVARDASTIALKGGEAVENTVAGILEIRETVAETTRKVKRLAESSQEISKIVALISQIASRTNLLALNASIEAARAGEAGRGFAIVADEVRQLADKSAKSLKEIEQIVMQIQSETGSVMTAMEEGTQQVIKGTKLAEEAKRSLENIIQVANRIDILVRSITSDTVEQTETSRAVAHVMQSVELTAQETSQEAQRVSGALQHLVGVSRDLIASVERFRVETMETR, encoded by the coding sequence ATGGCAGCAAGTATTGATAATTACGAGCCAACATATCAACAGGCGATGACCGCCTATGTGCAAAGAAATTATGAGGTTGCAGCCACTTTAGTTGACCAAGTGGTGCAAAATTTACCAGATGACCCCAACACTCATTTGTTAAGAGGTCACATCTACTATGTTTTACAGCAGTATGATGTAGCAAAAGAAGAATATCAACAGGTCTTAGGCTTGACTAATGAGCAAGAAATTATTGGTTTTGCCAATAATGGAATTGAGAATATCAATCAATATTTACAGTCATTCGGCGGGCAGATTGATACATCAGGAAATCAAGAACAAATAAATTCCTCAGAGATATCCGATCCACTGGCATATAGCGAACCAGAATTAGAAGATTTGGGGGTTAGTGAAGAGTTTGACAGTAAAAATCTTGATTTGAACTTTTTTGGAGAACATCAAGAAACTGGGAATGAGGTTGAAGAACTATCTTCTCATAGTCCATTTGACATCCCCACAGAAGATAGTATTGGAACGAGGAAAATATCAGATTCTTCTACAGCTTTTGGTGATGACCCTTTTGCTTTGGATGAAGAATCAGAGGAGTTGGATTTAAATAGCAGTAATTATGAGGAAAAAACAGAATTAGAATTACCTGCTTTTTGGCAGGAGGATGGATCGGAAGATAGCCATGATGAATCATTAGTAAATGGTCATTTTTCCGAGAATGAGATAAATTCTACTCCCGAAAATTCAGCTATTGACAATAATAACTTTTCATTTTCTAACTCCCAAACTAGTAATAGCGACAATAACTTCTCTGATTTGTTGAGTGAGCCAAAGTCTCCAGAGCTTAGGGTTGGGAATTTAGAATATAAAAAATCGAATTTTGGAGATGAGACTTTACTTATTGTTGTCGAAGAAGAACTTGTAAATAGTTCGACAAGTACAAATAACAACAGTAAATATGATTTACCGGAAACCGAAGCCCATGATTGGTTGAAGTCAAAAGATTTGGAAGCAGAGGATGACTTTCAGCCGAATTTATCTGATAAGCCTTCATCTTTTAGTGGCAATATACCTCTAGAAGACAAGAAATTGAAATCAGGTACAAGCATCGGCAAAAATAAATTTGATGACGATGAAAACTTTGATATGGAAGCATTTGAGTCTGCCTTTGGCTCAGAGGGGTCAAGCTCTTATGAAGACTCAAACAATATACTGAATGGAGAAAATTCTAAGAGCAATATCGATTTTTTAGATGACTTTGAGGAATTTGACGATTTAGGCAACATTCCAGGGTTTGACCTGATCGAAGAAGATTCTAACTTTGGTGATGCAGCAATGTATTCTGCTCCAGCAGAAACTAGTGGTAGTGGGCGTTCTCAAGTTGCGGAGGCTTCTGGAAGTAATGCAGCCGATCGCGAAGAAGAACTATTCACGATGACTGGTTCCCATGAAGGAGTTCCAGTCTTTAGCCAAACAGATGTCTCGAAACTAGAACCCAACGTTAGCGTCGAGCAAGGCTGGTTAGCACCATTAGAGAATGCCTCCATAGAAAGGAAACAATGGTTAATTGCTGGAAGCGTGGGCATTGTCTCAGCGCTAGTAGTAGCCACTGTTAGCTTTGTCGCCACCACATTTTCGCCAGCCCCCCAACGAGAATCAGTCCGAAACACAGGTTGGGCAATGTCTCTAGCAGCTGGAATTGCAGGTTTTGCCACCGCAGGCTTCATGGGGAATTTTGCACTCAAACAAATTCGGCGCACAACTGACGATCTGCAAGCTCAGTTTGAAGCTGTACGCCAAGGAAATTTGAATGCTCAAGCTACGGTGTTTTCCGAAGATGAATTGGGGCATTTAGCCACTGGTTTTAACGAAATGGCGCGGGTAATTTTCACGACGACAAGTGAAGCCCAACGCAAAGCCGATGAACAAGAGGAGGCTAAAGAAAACCTGCAACGCCAGGTAATTCGCCTTTTGGATGATGTGGAAGGAGCCGCTAGAGGCGATTTAACAGTCCAAGCGGAAGTGACAGCCGACGTATTAGGAGCCGTAGCTGACGCTTTTAACCTGACAATTCAAAACCTGCGGGATATTGTGCAACAAGTAAAAGTGGCAGCGAAGGATGTAACAAAAGGTGCAACCAACTCTGAAACCTTTGCTAGAGCCTTATCTAGTGATGCTTTGCGTCAAGCAGAAGAGTTAGCAGTGACGCTGAATTCTGTACAGGTAATGACTGACTCGATTCAGCGCGTAGCAGAGGCGGCGCGGGAAGCTGAAACCGTTGCTCGTGATGCTAGTACGATCGCTCTCAAAGGTGGCGAAGCAGTAGAAAATACTGTGGCGGGGATTTTAGAAATCCGAGAAACCGTTGCCGAAACCACTCGCAAAGTGAAGCGCCTGGCGGAATCTTCTCAAGAAATTTCTAAAATTGTGGCGTTGATTTCTCAGATTGCTTCCAGAACCAACTTATTAGCACTCAATGCTAGTATTGAGGCGGCAAGAGCCGGAGAAGCTGGACGCGGGTTTGCGATCGTCGCAGACGAAGTGCGCCAATTAGCAGATAAATCTGCGAAATCCCTCAAGGAAATTGAACAAATTGTGATGCAAATCCAGAGCGAAACAGGTTCTGTAATGACCGCGATGGAAGAAGGCACACAACAAGTAATTAAAGGGACAAAATTGGCAGAAGAAGCCAAGCGATCGCTTGAAAACATTATTCAAGTGGCGAATCGCATTGATATTCTTGTGCGCTCCATTACCAGCGACACTGTGGAACAAACTGAAACCTCCCGCGCCGTCGCTCACGTAATGCAATCAGTAGAACTCACTGCACAAGAAACTTCTCAAGAAGCACAGCGAGTTTCAGGTGCCCTACAACACTTAGTAGGTGTATCCCGTGACTTGATCGCTTCCGTTGAACGTTTCCGAGTGGAAACTATGGAAACTAGATAA
- a CDS encoding hybrid sensor histidine kinase/response regulator → MLPEQQQRILGYFIEEARDHLNTIEQGLLNLEGTLNDPEMISEVFRAAHSIKGGAAMLGLTSIQHTSHRLEDCFKVLKDNPVKIDQKLESLFLGVSDTLKSLLEHLSGPYGLSEDAANTLMSETEPVFQWLYEHLELLVQQGKIGASSSTDATELHTNSLENVSTLTEIFLRRDIPSLAEDTHQESPEISVSVAPQQGRDERGLANSVRSPVMAKEHNNWGEFQAQVLQTLREMLQLFKQTTTPSTRQNLQQCCYQLVKLGETWNLSKWCGLCQAAASAIGNSENSYLTLAKIVITEIKQAQELVLQGREAEIAISQQLEALLSLAEIELLEVTPDLFDAQAAVLRESSTASEPILSGNTKQLNLAQTTEELNLDKDASVRPYVQQGTPLNAATHTSFAFTTHDEAHPISNNLDPNGPEVGIAELNTLADLFEGETPELDESWHQEETLDIVATDDFGIDFSSTDAEDAHSDLSDLLSFDRAATTATTEDLSLLFGDNFLEKETSEPQNQQISATTLDLSDINVLDINLDSSSEDLQEFIDISSETNQLASVKKDDIFEDSLTLDLDDDPEILPTGEVTQPETEAFASAELSINQPNSFDNLLSETRNANWVEEITPSDYIELPQQIGLASDNPFAEMEEQTLLPTSEPEIGDLFDTSPATAPEFSQSENDLSNFWNQESTEEQNEFDSLIEQNVERALEESLFATTDDIFADSQQTISSPLASFDLEDLDINFQHQEQLDLIFSSDSGDDLFDELALSDSTISPAISNTSTPEILLFGQHPGEENLMRSQQPEALDFAPEFTHQSPEISAVDLELHSFGSFDENPQLVFEEVAIESTYIQMETTEKTVDELSIRETSLDINFGENLDSAQTQPEDLFGSFDENPQLVFEEVAIDSTYIQMETTENTVGELSIRETSLDINFGENLDSAQTQPEDLFGSFDENPQLVFEEVAIDSTYIQMETTENTVGELSIRETSLDINFGENLDSAQTQPEDLFGSFDENPQLVFEEVAIDSTYIQMETTENTVGELSIRETSLDINFGENLDSAQTQPEDLFGSFDENPQLVFEEVAIDSTYIQMETTENTVDELSIRETSLDINFGENLDSAQTQPEDLFGSFDENPQLVFEEVAIDSTYIQMETTENTVDELSIRETSLDINFGENLDSAQTQPEILETEDNNNLETAFEFPINRDFEDIELGFTNDFLFTETALLESTNQEELRENATSQDVNDFTQTVIQENLETNFWELGETSEALPVSDEENAIVASTEELASTQVTAPDDDFADLEALLGEEVVLNPKATSIPELDFAALEELLGTDNETDVSDGLRQRQPFNAQPVLAKNTIPSLAIDEFGDLEKLLAEADQTISHSPAAKSNTSKAPRPSTRRAARFEETMKVPVKQLDDMSNLVGELVVNRNTLEQDHERLRQSLDNLLIQVQQLSDVGARMQELYERSLLEASLLAGRKKKDSGLQAPDFNADRGFSELEMDRFTPFHTLSQQMIERIVRVRESASDIDFVTEETERVARQFRQVTTQLQEGLTRARMVPFAQTIDRWRRGVRDNAIKCGKQVELVIEGGDTLIDKMILDHLTDPLTHMLNNAIAHGIETPEERQAAGKPPVGIITIRAFHQGNQTIISVGDDGAGIDSAKVKAKAVKIGMITEAQAKAMSRLEVYDLLFQSGFTIKDQADEISGRGVGMDVVRSEISEIRGTVNTDSAIGKGTTFTIRLPLTLSICKALCCVSDRSRIAFPMDGVEDTLDIPVKNIQHDANGQSFISWRDTVLPFRPLKELLTFNRQISRGNVYGGTRDDDMVSVVVVRSANTMIALQIDLVLSEQEIVIKQFEGPAPKPIGVAGATVLGDGRIMPIADVLEIIDIFQGRISTQMGGNSWQQKGVPQDTSPAKIDPTVLIVDDSITVRELLSLTFNKAGYRVEQARDGQEAWDKLRSGLPCDIVFCDIEMPRCDGLELLSRIQKDSNLNHLPIAMLTSRGADKHRQIAAQLGASGYFTKPYLEEALLEAAARMLKGEKLVSTTSNV, encoded by the coding sequence ATGCTGCCGGAACAACAACAGCGGATTTTGGGTTACTTTATCGAAGAAGCCAGGGATCACCTGAATACCATTGAGCAGGGGTTACTGAATCTAGAAGGTACCTTGAACGACCCGGAAATGATCAGTGAAGTCTTCCGGGCGGCTCACTCCATAAAAGGAGGAGCCGCGATGCTTGGATTGACTAGCATCCAGCATACCTCCCACCGTCTGGAAGATTGTTTCAAAGTTCTTAAAGATAATCCGGTTAAGATTGACCAAAAGTTAGAGTCTTTATTTCTTGGTGTATCTGATACCCTGAAATCGCTGTTAGAGCATTTGAGCGGGCCTTATGGTCTTTCTGAAGATGCAGCTAATACTTTAATGTCAGAAACTGAGCCTGTCTTTCAATGGCTGTATGAGCATTTAGAACTACTTGTACAACAAGGAAAAATTGGAGCATCCAGCAGTACTGATGCAACAGAACTACACACAAACTCTTTAGAGAATGTCTCTACACTTACAGAAATTTTCCTGCGGCGAGATATTCCCAGTTTGGCAGAAGACACTCATCAGGAATCTCCAGAAATATCTGTCTCAGTAGCACCTCAGCAAGGACGAGACGAACGCGGACTCGCTAACTCTGTGCGATCGCCAGTTATGGCTAAAGAACATAATAATTGGGGCGAGTTTCAAGCCCAAGTGCTGCAAACACTGCGAGAAATGTTGCAACTGTTTAAGCAAACCACAACACCCTCAACTCGGCAAAACCTTCAGCAATGCTGTTACCAGTTAGTCAAACTTGGTGAGACTTGGAATTTGTCCAAGTGGTGTGGTTTGTGTCAAGCAGCAGCCAGTGCGATCGGCAATTCTGAAAATAGTTATCTAACTTTAGCTAAAATTGTCATTACCGAAATTAAGCAAGCTCAAGAATTAGTCCTGCAAGGTAGGGAAGCCGAAATTGCAATTAGTCAGCAACTAGAAGCACTTTTGAGCTTGGCAGAAATTGAGTTATTAGAAGTTACTCCTGATTTGTTTGATGCACAGGCTGCGGTTTTGAGAGAATCATCAACTGCGTCAGAGCCAATTTTATCTGGTAACACCAAGCAGTTAAACCTAGCCCAGACTACTGAAGAACTTAATCTAGACAAGGATGCTAGCGTTCGCCCCTATGTTCAACAAGGGACACCACTCAACGCTGCAACTCACACGAGTTTTGCTTTCACCACACATGACGAAGCACATCCAATCAGTAACAATCTTGACCCCAACGGGCCAGAGGTAGGAATAGCTGAGTTAAATACCCTTGCGGATTTATTTGAAGGTGAGACTCCTGAACTAGATGAAAGCTGGCATCAAGAAGAAACCTTAGATATTGTTGCTACCGATGATTTTGGAATTGATTTCAGCAGCACTGACGCTGAGGATGCTCATAGCGATTTATCTGATTTACTTTCCTTTGATCGAGCAGCAACTACAGCCACAACAGAAGATTTATCCTTGTTATTTGGCGACAATTTCCTCGAAAAAGAGACTTCAGAACCGCAAAATCAACAAATATCTGCTACGACTTTAGATTTGAGTGATATTAACGTACTTGATATAAATTTAGATTCTTCTTCCGAAGATTTACAAGAATTTATTGATATTTCTAGTGAAACAAACCAGCTTGCTAGTGTCAAAAAAGACGATATATTTGAAGATTCATTGACACTGGATCTAGATGATGATCCTGAAATATTGCCTACAGGCGAAGTGACTCAACCAGAAACTGAAGCGTTCGCCAGTGCAGAACTATCGATTAACCAACCAAACAGTTTTGATAACTTATTATCCGAAACTAGAAATGCAAACTGGGTAGAAGAAATTACTCCTAGTGACTACATAGAGTTACCCCAGCAAATAGGCTTGGCTTCGGACAATCCCTTTGCTGAAATGGAAGAACAGACATTACTGCCTACAAGCGAACCGGAAATAGGTGACTTATTTGATACATCTCCAGCAACAGCACCTGAGTTTTCTCAATCAGAAAACGATCTGAGCAACTTCTGGAACCAAGAAAGTACAGAGGAGCAGAACGAATTCGATTCCTTAATTGAGCAGAATGTGGAAAGGGCATTAGAGGAGAGTTTGTTTGCTACAACTGATGATATTTTTGCCGACAGTCAACAAACTATATCTTCTCCTCTAGCCAGTTTTGACTTGGAAGATTTGGATATCAATTTCCAGCACCAAGAGCAGCTAGATTTGATATTCTCATCAGATTCTGGAGATGATTTATTTGATGAATTAGCACTCAGTGACTCAACTATTTCCCCAGCAATCAGCAATACCTCCACGCCAGAAATACTTTTGTTTGGGCAGCATCCAGGAGAAGAAAATCTCATGCGATCGCAACAACCAGAAGCTTTAGATTTTGCTCCAGAATTTACTCATCAGTCCCCAGAAATATCTGCTGTCGATCTAGAACTTCATTCATTCGGCTCTTTCGATGAAAATCCGCAACTGGTGTTTGAAGAAGTCGCCATAGAGTCTACCTATATTCAGATGGAAACCACAGAAAAGACTGTGGACGAACTATCGATTAGAGAAACTTCTTTAGATATTAATTTTGGAGAAAACTTAGATTCAGCCCAAACACAACCAGAGGATTTATTTGGCTCTTTCGATGAAAATCCGCAACTGGTGTTTGAAGAAGTCGCCATAGACTCCACCTATATTCAGATGGAAACCACAGAAAATACTGTGGGCGAACTATCGATTAGAGAAACTTCTTTAGATATTAATTTTGGAGAAAACTTAGATTCAGCCCAAACACAACCAGAGGATTTATTCGGTTCTTTCGATGAAAATCCGCAACTGGTGTTTGAAGAAGTCGCCATAGACTCCACCTATATTCAGATGGAAACCACAGAAAATACTGTGGGCGAACTATCGATTAGAGAAACTTCTTTAGATATTAATTTTGGAGAAAACTTAGATTCAGCCCAAACACAACCAGAGGATTTATTCGGTTCTTTCGATGAAAATCCGCAACTGGTGTTTGAAGAAGTCGCCATAGACTCCACCTATATTCAGATGGAAACCACAGAAAATACTGTGGGCGAACTATCGATTAGAGAAACTTCTTTAGATATTAATTTTGGAGAAAACTTAGATTCAGCCCAAACACAACCAGAGGATTTATTCGGTTCTTTCGATGAAAATCCGCAACTGGTGTTTGAAGAAGTCGCCATAGACTCCACCTATATTCAGATGGAAACCACAGAAAATACTGTGGATGAGCTATCGATTAGAGAAACTTCTTTAGATATTAATTTTGGAGAAAACTTAGATTCAGCCCAAACACAACCAGAGGATTTATTCGGCTCTTTCGATGAAAATCCGCAACTGGTGTTTGAAGAAGTCGCCATAGACTCTACCTATATTCAGATGGAAACCACAGAAAATACTGTGGACGAACTATCGATTAGAGAAACTTCTTTAGATATTAATTTTGGAGAAAACTTAGATTCAGCCCAAACACAACCAGAAATATTAGAGACTGAGGATAACAATAATTTAGAAACTGCCTTTGAATTCCCAATAAACAGAGATTTTGAAGATATAGAGTTGGGTTTCACAAATGATTTCTTGTTTACAGAAACTGCTCTATTAGAATCAACAAACCAGGAAGAATTAAGAGAAAATGCGACATCACAAGATGTCAATGACTTCACACAAACGGTTATTCAAGAAAATCTAGAAACCAATTTTTGGGAGCTAGGAGAGACATCTGAAGCGCTACCAGTGTCAGATGAAGAAAATGCTATTGTTGCCTCGACTGAAGAATTGGCAAGCACACAAGTAACTGCTCCAGATGATGATTTTGCAGACTTGGAAGCATTACTAGGAGAGGAAGTAGTACTTAACCCCAAAGCTACCTCAATACCAGAACTAGATTTTGCAGCCCTAGAAGAATTGCTTGGTACAGATAACGAAACCGATGTCTCCGATGGGCTACGCCAACGCCAGCCCTTTAACGCTCAACCAGTCTTGGCGAAAAATACCATTCCATCACTAGCCATAGATGAATTTGGTGACTTGGAGAAGTTGCTAGCAGAAGCGGATCAAACAATATCCCATTCACCAGCAGCCAAATCAAACACCAGCAAAGCTCCCCGTCCCTCTACTCGTCGGGCTGCAAGATTTGAAGAAACGATGAAGGTTCCAGTTAAACAACTGGACGATATGAGTAATTTAGTCGGGGAGTTGGTGGTAAACCGCAATACCTTAGAGCAAGATCATGAACGGCTACGCCAGTCATTAGATAACTTGCTGATTCAGGTGCAACAACTCTCGGATGTGGGTGCAAGAATGCAAGAGTTGTACGAGCGATCGCTCCTAGAAGCTTCTCTGTTAGCTGGACGCAAAAAGAAAGACTCTGGCTTACAAGCGCCTGATTTCAATGCTGATAGGGGTTTTAGCGAGTTAGAAATGGATCGTTTTACTCCCTTCCATACACTCTCACAGCAGATGATTGAGCGCATTGTGCGAGTGCGTGAGTCAGCTAGCGACATTGATTTTGTCACCGAAGAAACCGAGCGAGTCGCAAGGCAATTCCGCCAAGTAACCACCCAGCTACAAGAGGGATTAACTAGAGCGCGAATGGTTCCTTTTGCTCAAACTATCGATCGCTGGCGGCGAGGAGTGCGCGACAACGCCATCAAGTGTGGCAAACAAGTGGAGTTGGTAATCGAAGGTGGCGATACCTTAATTGACAAGATGATTTTGGATCATCTGACCGATCCGTTAACTCACATGCTGAATAATGCGATCGCTCACGGTATTGAAACCCCAGAAGAACGACAAGCGGCTGGTAAACCACCTGTAGGAATCATTACTATCCGTGCCTTCCACCAAGGGAACCAAACGATCATTTCTGTCGGCGATGATGGCGCAGGCATAGATTCTGCCAAGGTTAAGGCTAAGGCGGTGAAGATTGGCATGATTACAGAAGCGCAGGCAAAAGCGATGTCTCGCCTGGAAGTTTACGATTTGCTGTTCCAGTCTGGTTTTACGATTAAAGACCAAGCCGATGAAATTTCCGGTCGTGGTGTGGGTATGGATGTAGTGCGTTCCGAGATTAGCGAAATTCGGGGGACAGTTAACACCGATTCTGCGATCGGCAAGGGAACTACCTTCACAATTCGTCTACCACTGACTCTGAGTATTTGTAAAGCCCTCTGCTGCGTCTCCGATCGCTCTAGAATCGCTTTCCCAATGGACGGTGTAGAAGATACGCTGGATATCCCAGTGAAAAATATTCAGCACGATGCCAATGGCCAATCATTTATTTCTTGGCGCGATACGGTGCTGCCATTCCGTCCTTTAAAAGAACTTTTAACCTTCAATCGGCAAATCAGTCGCGGTAATGTCTATGGCGGTACGCGAGATGATGACATGGTTTCTGTGGTCGTAGTGCGATCGGCAAATACCATGATTGCTCTACAGATTGACCTGGTGTTAAGCGAACAAGAAATTGTAATTAAGCAATTTGAAGGCCCAGCACCTAAACCCATTGGTGTCGCTGGTGCTACAGTCCTGGGTGATGGTCGGATTATGCCTATTGCTGACGTGCTGGAAATCATTGACATCTTCCAGGGACGGATTTCTACACAAATGGGTGGCAATTCTTGGCAACAGAAAGGGGTTCCTCAAGACACCTCTCCTGCGAAGATTGACCCGACAGTGTTAATCGTGGATGACTCCATTACAGTCCGAGAATTGCTATCCCTGACATTTAACAAAGCAGGTTATCGCGTCGAACAGGCGCGTGATGGTCAAGAAGCCTGGGATAAACTCCGCTCTGGTCTGCCTTGCGATATCGTATTTTGCGACATCGAAATGCCTCGTTGCGATGGTCTGGAATTACTCTCTCGCATTCAAAAAGACTCTAACCTCAACCATCTACCGATCGCAATGCTCACCTCGCGGGGTGCAGACAAGCACAGACAAATTGCCGCTCAACTCGGTGCAAGTGGCTACTTTACCAAGCCCTACCTCGAAGAAGCTCTCCTCGAAGCGGCGGCACGGATGTTGAAAGGGGAAAAACTTGTTAGCACTACGAGTAATGTTTAG
- a CDS encoding IS1634 family transposase: MDYQKKEIGIKNLDHLGIVAGLIDEIGIVETINSKLGIDGREKISSGTVVKAILINGLGFVSRPLYLFSQFFEDKGIENLLGCGVKSDYINDDKIGRVMDELYKYGLNSLFIEIVLSVINKFKIETKYSHLDATSFHLHGEYTREKEQEKEAEIIKEKPIIITKGYSRDHRPDLKQCVLDLITSSDGDIPLLMRVGDGNEADKAVFGKILVEFKKQINFESIMVCDSALYSQENIKLIEHLKWITRVPMTIKRAKELVQSVEIEEIDSEEIEKRRILNLDGYKWKEEIVNYGGIKQIWLIVESQKRQKSDLEKLEKNLKAEKNKVEKLLNQLKKEDFQNPDQARYKLKSINKKLKFFEIQEAKLIDKTSKNKTIYKIEGVDHQKLEEIAMIKKEAGRFILATNLVEDEKLKSSEIITNYKNQQSCERGFRFLKNPLFFTDSFFVENPERIETMLFLMSLCLLVYNLGQRELRNSLKRANIGVKNQLGKLTKCPTLKWIFQCFQGIHILTLNGVNQIVNLTQERNFILNFLPVSCQKYYLIS, translated from the coding sequence ATGGATTATCAAAAAAAAGAGATTGGGATTAAAAACTTAGATCACTTAGGAATAGTAGCTGGACTAATTGATGAAATAGGAATAGTTGAAACAATCAACTCCAAATTAGGCATAGATGGAAGAGAAAAAATTTCATCGGGAACAGTGGTCAAAGCGATTTTAATCAATGGATTAGGATTCGTCTCAAGACCTTTATACTTATTTAGTCAATTTTTTGAAGATAAAGGAATTGAAAACTTATTGGGTTGCGGAGTAAAAAGTGATTATATAAATGACGATAAAATCGGAAGAGTCATGGATGAATTATATAAATATGGATTGAATAGTCTATTTATAGAAATTGTCTTATCAGTTATAAATAAATTTAAGATAGAGACCAAATATTCTCATTTAGATGCCACATCATTTCATCTACATGGAGAATACACAAGGGAAAAAGAACAAGAGAAAGAAGCAGAAATAATCAAAGAAAAACCAATAATTATCACTAAAGGATATTCTCGCGATCATAGACCAGATTTAAAGCAATGCGTTTTAGATTTAATAACAAGTAGTGATGGAGACATCCCATTACTAATGAGAGTTGGAGATGGGAACGAAGCAGATAAAGCAGTTTTTGGAAAAATCTTAGTAGAATTTAAAAAGCAAATAAATTTTGAGAGTATCATGGTCTGTGATAGTGCATTATATAGTCAAGAAAATATCAAATTAATCGAACATTTAAAATGGATAACTAGAGTCCCAATGACGATAAAAAGAGCGAAGGAATTAGTTCAGTCGGTAGAGATAGAAGAGATAGATTCCGAAGAAATAGAGAAGAGAAGAATCCTAAATTTAGACGGATATAAGTGGAAAGAAGAAATAGTAAATTATGGTGGTATCAAACAAATCTGGCTAATAGTAGAAAGTCAAAAAAGACAAAAAAGTGATTTAGAAAAGCTAGAGAAAAATCTCAAAGCAGAAAAAAATAAAGTGGAAAAACTGCTCAACCAATTAAAAAAAGAAGATTTTCAAAATCCCGACCAAGCTCGATACAAACTAAAAAGCATAAACAAAAAACTAAAGTTCTTTGAAATTCAAGAAGCTAAACTTATTGACAAGACATCGAAAAATAAGACTATTTATAAAATCGAGGGAGTGGATCATCAAAAACTAGAAGAGATAGCAATGATAAAAAAAGAAGCTGGAAGATTTATTTTAGCAACTAATTTAGTTGAAGATGAGAAATTAAAGTCATCAGAAATTATTACAAATTATAAAAATCAACAGTCTTGCGAAAGAGGATTTAGATTTCTGAAAAATCCTTTATTTTTCACTGATAGTTTCTTTGTAGAAAATCCTGAAAGAATCGAGACGATGTTATTTTTAATGTCTTTGTGCTTATTAGTTTATAATCTCGGTCAGAGGGAACTAAGAAATAGTTTAAAAAGAGCCAATATCGGAGTTAAAAATCAACTAGGTAAATTAACGAAGTGCCCCACATTAAAATGGATATTTCAATGCTTTCAAGGGATTCACATTTTGACTTTGAATGGAGTTAATCAAATTGTTAATCTAACCCAAGAACGCAATTTTATTTTGAATTTTCTCCCAGTGTCTTGTCAAAAATACTATCTAATCTCTTAA